A genome region from Bacteroides stercoris ATCC 43183 includes the following:
- a CDS encoding SusD/RagB family nutrient-binding outer membrane lipoprotein: MKLNLYKSVALCSLLALAGCHDFEEMNTNPNAPVYDPSVMDCGPEGIDIDYTISESALESLKATESALGSIFFNFTYEGLYNDYQTATNLTHDVYAAYNGSNGFLNNSPAYAYNDGWSAARWKHFYDDRTIAEYSQLIKTFWFCNKEYYHNAFYITRIYYAFLLSAQTDTYGDIPIQYYVKGAMPPTENVTYTPQKEVYDIIFKLLDQAITGLHNPPAVDQYSFSAEDDRIYGGKVEPWIRFANTLRLRLALRVSNVAPEVAREQGEKALSDPSGLMKGQEDNMKLIPKRQWITGGNENIFALMFSWGASCVLPKEMEWAYKNQALKEGVDANVSGFVEKVARNADEEGTIFGLDATKYNEKEANCYLDPRCKILFFRPSPYDPGIKDDYKAEDPNAEYGGYRNGAKEVGSKYTVKYSPMKTNLKSDEMLPDCWWNQAREIIWLGYSESLFLRAEAALRGWGNETGTAVAGRLYEDGVRASMNYYGIASDKAEEYIDHLKGKEAFEAGGSREEQLEQIITQKWLAVYPNGNEGWAEVRRTDYPRYLLLPRYGNNSSGEVENTKLIKRVSYPNSESRNPNKPAYTQGTKVWWDVADTMDETGKWKTPDNFR; encoded by the coding sequence ATGAAACTTAATTTATATAAATCCGTTGCTCTCTGCTCATTGCTGGCATTGGCCGGATGCCATGATTTTGAAGAAATGAATACCAATCCGAACGCACCTGTCTATGACCCGTCGGTTATGGATTGCGGTCCGGAGGGTATTGATATCGATTATACCATTTCGGAGAGCGCTTTGGAAAGTTTGAAGGCAACAGAAAGTGCGCTAGGCTCTATTTTCTTCAACTTTACTTATGAAGGTCTGTATAACGATTACCAGACTGCTACCAATCTGACGCATGATGTCTATGCGGCATATAATGGCTCGAACGGTTTCTTGAACAATTCACCGGCGTATGCTTATAATGACGGTTGGTCTGCTGCCCGTTGGAAGCATTTTTATGACGACCGTACGATTGCCGAGTACAGCCAGCTTATCAAGACTTTCTGGTTCTGCAACAAGGAGTATTATCACAATGCGTTCTATATAACCCGTATCTATTACGCTTTCCTGCTTTCGGCACAAACCGATACGTATGGTGATATTCCTATCCAGTATTATGTGAAAGGTGCGATGCCGCCTACGGAAAATGTTACTTATACTCCGCAGAAAGAAGTGTATGACATTATCTTTAAATTGCTCGACCAAGCCATTACGGGATTGCATAATCCGCCTGCTGTAGATCAATACTCTTTCAGTGCTGAGGACGACCGCATCTATGGAGGTAAGGTAGAGCCGTGGATTCGTTTCGCCAATACCTTGCGCTTACGTCTGGCTTTACGTGTAAGCAATGTTGCTCCGGAAGTTGCTCGGGAGCAAGGAGAAAAAGCTTTGTCAGATCCTTCGGGCTTGATGAAAGGCCAGGAAGATAATATGAAACTGATTCCTAAACGTCAGTGGATAACCGGTGGCAATGAGAATATCTTTGCATTGATGTTCAGCTGGGGTGCAAGTTGCGTTTTACCGAAAGAGATGGAGTGGGCTTATAAAAATCAGGCTCTTAAAGAGGGTGTAGATGCCAATGTCAGTGGCTTTGTTGAAAAGGTTGCCCGAAATGCAGATGAGGAAGGTACTATCTTTGGATTGGACGCTACCAAGTATAATGAAAAAGAAGCGAATTGCTATTTGGATCCCCGTTGCAAGATACTGTTCTTCCGTCCTTCACCCTATGATCCGGGAATCAAGGACGATTATAAAGCAGAGGACCCCAATGCTGAATACGGCGGATACAGAAATGGAGCAAAAGAAGTCGGTTCTAAGTATACAGTGAAGTATTCACCTATGAAGACTAATCTGAAGAGCGATGAAATGCTTCCCGATTGTTGGTGGAATCAGGCTCGTGAAATTATTTGGCTCGGTTACTCTGAATCTCTTTTCCTGAGAGCTGAGGCTGCATTGCGTGGTTGGGGCAATGAAACAGGAACTGCGGTTGCCGGAAGATTGTATGAAGATGGTGTACGTGCTTCTATGAACTATTATGGTATTGCTTCAGATAAAGCAGAGGAATATATCGACCATTTGAAAGGTAAAGAGGCTTTCGAAGCAGGTGGTTCAAGAGAAGAACAACTGGAACAAATCATTACACAAAAATGGCTGGCTGTCTATCCTAACGGTAACGAAGGTTGGGCTGAGGTTCGCCGCACAGATTATCCCCGTTATTTGTTGCTGCCGCGTTATGGCAACAACTCAAGCGGTGAGGTAGAGAATACCAAACTGATTAAGCGTGTAAGCTATCCGAACAGTGAATCCAGAAATCCGAACAAGCCTGCTTATACGCAAGGTACTAAAGTATGGTGGGATGTGGCAGATACGATGGATGAAACCGGTAAATGGAAAACACCGGATAACTTCAGATAA
- a CDS encoding GH92 family glycosyl hydrolase: protein MKKLLLAFAFLCCFTSIKAKDWVQYVNPLVGTQSTFELSTGNTYPAIARPWGMNFWTPQTGKMGDGWQYVYTANKIRGFKQTHQPSPWINDYGQFSIMPVTGQPVFDEDKRASWFSHKGEIALPHYYKVYLAEHDVVTEFTPTERAVLFRFTFPENEHSYVVVDAFDRGSYIRIVPEKNRIIGYSTRNSGGVPQNFRNYFIVEFDKPFTYTASVKDSVIQESQKEQQADHAGAIIGFKTKKGEIVHARVASSFVSYEQAERNLLELGTDNFDTLVQKGRDAWNNVLGKIEVEGGNLDQYRTFYSCLYRSLLFPRAFYELDKQGAPIHYSPYNGEVLPGYMYTDTGFWDTFRCLFPFLNLMYPSVNREIQEGLVNTYKESGFFPEWASPGHRGCMIGNNSASVLVDAYLKGVKVEDVKTMYEGLLYGTEHVHPEISSTGRLGYEYYNKLGYVPYDVKINENAARTLEYAYDDWCIYKLAKALNRPKKEQELFAKRAMNYRNIFDKESLLMRGRNKDGKFQTPFSPLKWGDAFTEGNSWHYSWSVFHDPQGLVDLMGGEKVFANMLDSVFIVPPVFDDSYYGQVIHEIREMTVMNMGNYAHGNQPIQHMIYLYNYIGQPWKAQYWLRQVMNRMYTPGPDGYCGDEDNGQTSAWYVFSALGFYPVCPGTDEYVLGAPLFKKAVLHFENGNSLTIDAGNNSAQNVYIQSLQVDGNEYTKNYLRHGDLLKGGTLKFEMGDKPNLQRGVRAEDYPYSFSKEKRR from the coding sequence ATGAAAAAACTTTTATTGGCATTTGCCTTTTTATGCTGTTTTACGAGCATAAAGGCTAAGGATTGGGTACAGTATGTAAATCCTTTGGTGGGTACTCAATCCACATTCGAGCTTTCTACCGGAAACACCTATCCCGCCATTGCGCGTCCGTGGGGAATGAATTTTTGGACACCGCAAACCGGAAAAATGGGGGATGGCTGGCAATATGTCTATACGGCCAATAAAATCCGAGGCTTCAAGCAGACGCACCAGCCCAGTCCATGGATAAACGATTACGGGCAATTCTCCATTATGCCTGTTACCGGGCAACCTGTTTTCGATGAGGACAAACGTGCAAGCTGGTTCTCGCATAAAGGTGAGATTGCGTTGCCGCATTATTATAAGGTATATCTGGCGGAGCACGATGTGGTGACGGAGTTTACTCCTACCGAACGTGCCGTGCTGTTCCGTTTCACATTTCCGGAAAATGAACATTCCTATGTGGTGGTAGATGCTTTCGACCGCGGTTCCTATATCAGGATTGTACCGGAAAAGAACCGGATCATCGGATATTCCACCCGTAACAGCGGCGGTGTACCGCAGAATTTCAGAAACTACTTTATTGTAGAGTTCGACAAACCTTTTACATATACCGCTTCTGTTAAAGACAGTGTAATTCAGGAATCGCAGAAAGAGCAGCAAGCTGACCATGCAGGTGCGATTATCGGATTTAAGACGAAGAAAGGCGAGATTGTGCATGCACGTGTTGCTTCTTCTTTTGTCAGCTACGAACAGGCTGAGCGGAACTTGCTCGAATTGGGTACGGACAATTTTGACACGCTGGTGCAGAAAGGACGTGATGCTTGGAACAATGTGTTGGGCAAGATTGAAGTGGAGGGCGGAAACCTCGACCAATACCGCACTTTCTATTCCTGCCTGTACCGCTCGCTGCTTTTCCCCCGTGCTTTTTACGAGTTGGACAAGCAGGGTGCTCCCATTCACTACAGCCCCTATAATGGGGAAGTGCTTCCCGGCTATATGTACACCGATACGGGTTTTTGGGATACATTCCGTTGTCTGTTTCCTTTCCTTAATCTGATGTATCCGTCGGTAAACAGGGAAATTCAGGAAGGACTGGTCAATACTTACAAGGAAAGTGGTTTCTTTCCCGAATGGGCGAGTCCGGGACACCGTGGCTGCATGATCGGCAATAATTCGGCTTCCGTTTTGGTCGATGCCTATTTGAAGGGTGTTAAGGTAGAAGATGTAAAGACTATGTATGAAGGGTTGCTTTACGGAACGGAGCATGTACATCCGGAAATATCATCTACCGGACGTTTGGGCTATGAATATTACAATAAGTTGGGATATGTTCCTTATGATGTGAAGATTAACGAGAATGCCGCCCGTACGCTGGAATATGCTTATGACGACTGGTGCATCTATAAGCTTGCCAAAGCTTTGAACCGTCCGAAAAAGGAGCAGGAGTTGTTTGCAAAGCGTGCCATGAACTACCGTAATATATTCGATAAGGAAAGTCTGTTGATGCGCGGGCGTAATAAAGACGGTAAGTTCCAGACACCGTTCTCACCGTTGAAGTGGGGGGATGCCTTTACCGAAGGAAACAGTTGGCACTACTCCTGGTCGGTATTCCACGATCCGCAAGGATTGGTCGATTTGATGGGGGGCGAAAAGGTATTTGCCAATATGCTCGATTCCGTATTCATTGTTCCGCCTGTATTCGATGATAGCTACTACGGACAAGTCATCCATGAAATACGCGAAATGACTGTAATGAATATGGGCAATTACGCACATGGCAACCAGCCTATACAGCACATGATTTATCTCTATAACTACATCGGACAACCCTGGAAAGCGCAATATTGGCTGCGTCAGGTGATGAACCGCATGTACACACCCGGTCCGGACGGTTATTGCGGGGATGAAGACAACGGGCAGACTTCGGCATGGTATGTATTCTCCGCATTAGGCTTCTATCCGGTTTGTCCGGGTACGGACGAATATGTATTGGGTGCTCCCTTGTTCAAGAAAGCCGTTCTGCATTTTGAAAACGGAAACTCGCTGACGATCGATGCCGGAAACAACAGTGCGCAGAATGTCTATATACAGTCTCTTCAGGTCGACGGAAATGAATATACCAAAAACTATCTGCGCCACGGAGACTTGCTGAAAGGCGGTACGCTGAAATTCGAAATGGGCGATAAGCCCAACCTGCAGCGAGGTGTCCGTGCGGAAGATTATCCGTATTCGTTTTCTAAGGAAAAGCGTAGGTAG
- a CDS encoding IS4 family transposase, whose product MFQDKYVFSQLTAFLNRTQFNNYVRKYDGNRYVKHFTCWNQMLAMMFGQLSNRESLRDLVVAFEAHRAKQYHLGLGREPIAKTTLATANQNRDYRIFEDFAFYMMKEACEKRTTNILDISGKKYAFDSTTIPLCLATFPWAKFRSKKGGVKAHVLYDIEAQVPAFYTVTTASKHDSTAMSSIHYEPNAYYIFDRAYDSFKELYRIHLTDSFFVVRAKTNLKYKTVRWKRRMPKNIMTDAEVKLTGYLSEKKYPESFRLVRYYDEEDDREFTFLTNAKQLSALDVADLYKKRWLIELFFKWLKQHLKIKKFWGTTENAVRIQISVAIITYCLVAIVQHDMKLKRSTYEVLQILSISLTDKTHLRDLFDKTNFNDVKDLNDPLIPGLFD is encoded by the coding sequence ATGTTCCAAGACAAATACGTATTCTCTCAATTAACCGCTTTTCTGAACAGGACTCAGTTCAACAACTATGTTCGCAAGTATGATGGCAACAGATATGTGAAACATTTCACTTGCTGGAATCAGATGCTCGCGATGATGTTTGGACAACTGAGTAACCGTGAGAGCCTGCGAGACTTAGTCGTTGCTTTCGAGGCGCATAGGGCCAAGCAATATCATCTTGGTTTAGGTCGTGAACCGATAGCCAAGACAACTCTTGCGACAGCGAACCAGAACCGTGATTACAGAATCTTCGAAGACTTTGCATTCTATATGATGAAGGAAGCCTGCGAGAAGCGGACGACCAACATCCTTGACATTTCCGGAAAGAAATATGCGTTTGATTCAACAACGATTCCGTTGTGTCTTGCAACATTCCCATGGGCAAAGTTCCGAAGCAAGAAAGGAGGGGTGAAAGCTCATGTCTTATACGACATTGAAGCACAAGTTCCTGCCTTCTATACTGTAACTACTGCATCAAAGCATGATTCCACAGCAATGTCTTCAATCCATTATGAACCAAATGCTTATTATATATTCGACAGGGCTTATGACTCCTTTAAAGAACTCTATAGGATACATCTTACAGACTCTTTCTTTGTTGTCAGAGCCAAGACGAACTTAAAGTATAAGACAGTCAGATGGAAGCGAAGAATGCCAAAGAACATAATGACAGATGCGGAAGTGAAACTGACCGGATATCTCTCCGAGAAAAAATATCCTGAGTCATTCAGACTCGTCCGATATTACGACGAAGAGGATGACCGTGAGTTCACTTTTTTGACGAATGCAAAACAACTTTCTGCACTGGATGTCGCCGATCTTTATAAGAAAAGATGGTTAATCGAGCTGTTCTTCAAATGGCTCAAGCAGCATCTCAAGATAAAGAAATTCTGGGGCACAACAGAGAACGCTGTTCGCATACAAATCAGTGTGGCTATTATCACGTACTGTCTTGTGGCTATTGTCCAACATGATATGAAGTTGAAACGTTCAACCTATGAAGTTTTACAAATTCTCAGCATATCATTGACTGACAAAACCCACTTGCGTGACCTGTTCGACAAGACTAATTTCAATGATGTCAAAGATCTAAATGATCCCCTGATTCCGGGGCTTTTTGATTAA
- a CDS encoding BT_3987 domain-containing protein yields MRYMKIGTLISAGVLMLSSMILNSGCSEVGNGRKQTTENPGAIFGEVKSAAGAKMLTPIALRGDKKATGHLFFELSEPAEQEVAVTFKLDSRILDAYNQLNGTGYTMYPADKLLLENNGNVVVEAGKSKSATLALDILPGGTEGATYAVAVSAVATAGTEKHTDNKAFIYLVKPLAAMPEVNAGRKVKNLCYVEVNRESMLNAGEYTMKSDKSPFFDIASVFAANIRLSADDVPYVSCNEQTRFVLDNIEQTVRPLQAKGIRVHLSILGDHTAAGMRSLSKDAARAFAKDLKAYIDIYGFDGIDFDDEYSTYATDQAVEPYIPSDAVAPSIEECTSQRYADLVYESRKLMPDKTIGIYWYAGYDYPVGTVEGKTVDELIDYSIYGYYGKWKAIPADTVSIAKQCPYAIEVTTARGDVKIDDDCLKNIRQNGWGYFAVYDLNNERSYEKEFSRISRLLYDDEVEWSGKQYERTGW; encoded by the coding sequence ATGAGATATATGAAAATAGGAACGCTTATATCGGCAGGTGTTTTAATGCTGTCATCAATGATATTGAATTCCGGTTGCTCCGAAGTGGGTAATGGCAGAAAACAGACTACGGAAAATCCCGGAGCGATTTTCGGGGAAGTGAAGTCTGCCGCCGGTGCAAAAATGTTGACTCCCATTGCGCTCAGAGGAGATAAAAAAGCTACGGGACATTTGTTTTTTGAATTGAGTGAACCGGCAGAACAGGAGGTTGCCGTTACTTTCAAACTGGATTCCAGGATATTGGATGCTTATAACCAGTTGAATGGTACGGGGTATACGATGTATCCGGCAGACAAACTGTTGCTGGAAAACAATGGCAACGTGGTTGTTGAAGCCGGTAAAAGTAAGTCTGCCACACTTGCACTGGATATACTGCCGGGTGGAACGGAAGGGGCTACCTATGCTGTGGCTGTATCGGCGGTAGCTACTGCGGGAACGGAAAAACATACGGACAACAAGGCTTTTATTTATTTGGTAAAACCGCTTGCAGCCATGCCGGAAGTCAATGCGGGACGCAAGGTAAAGAATTTATGTTATGTGGAAGTCAATCGTGAAAGTATGTTGAATGCGGGTGAGTACACGATGAAGAGCGATAAGTCTCCTTTCTTTGACATAGCCAGTGTATTTGCAGCCAATATCCGTTTGAGCGCGGATGATGTTCCTTATGTTTCGTGTAACGAGCAAACCAGATTTGTACTTGATAATATCGAGCAGACTGTACGCCCGTTACAGGCAAAAGGCATAAGAGTTCATCTCTCCATCTTGGGAGACCACACTGCTGCCGGTATGCGTAGTCTTTCGAAAGATGCCGCCCGCGCCTTTGCAAAGGATTTGAAAGCGTATATCGATATTTATGGATTTGACGGCATAGACTTTGATGATGAGTATTCCACCTATGCCACCGACCAGGCTGTGGAGCCCTATATTCCTTCGGATGCAGTAGCGCCAAGTATTGAAGAATGTACTTCGCAGCGTTATGCCGATTTGGTGTATGAAAGCCGTAAGTTAATGCCGGACAAGACAATAGGGATTTACTGGTATGCAGGATACGACTATCCGGTCGGTACGGTAGAAGGAAAAACAGTGGATGAATTGATCGATTATTCCATTTACGGATATTACGGTAAGTGGAAGGCCATTCCTGCCGATACGGTAAGCATAGCCAAACAATGCCCGTATGCTATTGAAGTCACCACAGCCAGAGGAGATGTAAAGATAGATGATGACTGCTTGAAAAACATCCGTCAGAACGGTTGGGGCTATTTTGCTGTTTACGATTTGAACAACGAACGTTCGTATGAAAAAGAATTCAGCCGTATATCCCGATTGTTGTACGACGATGAAGTAGAGTGGAGCGGAAAGCAGTATGAACGTACCGGGTGGTAA
- a CDS encoding FecR family protein, which produces MNRKMGKLDEKIIVKFLAGECSEEELRSLNVWLEESEENAHELFTLEELYHLGKSDVVSEEALLAKAEKQLSQRLGEERKRKLKRKLFHRWMQYAAIAVGAFFIGGMGYWFYQAGSRSSESLVTVTANETIKELMLPDGTKVWLNKNTILQYPRNFEGGERHVYLNGEGFFDVKRNTAKPFIVQSHAMQVRVLGTTFNLKSGENGQRAVATLLKGEVEVKGNHGEGMIVLSPGQQAELDGMTRRLTVKPAEPGIEGWHDTAFDLNQTDIRTLCKILERAYNVKIIIAPDVDIERTYSGPLKKKENVAATLDLIKNSIGIKYKVIGENVFISSSKSK; this is translated from the coding sequence ATGAACAGGAAAATGGGCAAATTGGATGAAAAAATAATAGTAAAGTTTTTAGCGGGTGAATGTTCGGAAGAGGAACTTCGCTCGTTGAATGTCTGGTTGGAGGAGTCGGAAGAGAATGCTCATGAATTATTTACATTAGAGGAACTGTACCATTTGGGAAAATCCGATGTGGTTTCTGAGGAAGCACTTCTTGCGAAGGCTGAAAAACAATTGTCGCAGAGGCTCGGAGAGGAGCGGAAGCGTAAGTTGAAGCGTAAACTGTTTCACCGGTGGATGCAATATGCAGCTATTGCAGTCGGTGCTTTTTTTATAGGAGGTATGGGCTACTGGTTCTATCAGGCGGGTAGCCGTAGTTCCGAATCTTTGGTCACTGTTACGGCCAATGAAACCATAAAGGAGCTGATGCTTCCGGATGGAACCAAAGTATGGTTGAATAAAAACACGATTTTGCAATATCCCCGTAATTTTGAAGGTGGCGAGAGACATGTGTATCTGAACGGAGAAGGTTTCTTTGATGTGAAGAGAAATACAGCCAAGCCTTTTATCGTACAAAGCCATGCCATGCAAGTGAGGGTATTGGGAACAACCTTTAATTTGAAGTCCGGGGAAAACGGACAAAGGGCGGTAGCCACCTTATTGAAAGGTGAGGTAGAAGTAAAGGGCAATCATGGTGAAGGCATGATAGTGCTTTCGCCGGGGCAACAGGCCGAATTGGACGGAATGACCCGACGACTGACGGTGAAACCTGCAGAACCGGGTATAGAGGGCTGGCATGATACGGCATTCGATTTAAATCAGACGGACATACGCACGCTTTGCAAGATTTTGGAGAGAGCCTATAATGTGAAAATCATTATAGCACCGGATGTGGACATTGAAAGAACATATTCCGGACCGTTGAAGAAGAAAGAAAACGTAGCTGCCACATTGGATTTGATAAAGAATTCCATCGGTATCAAATACAAGGTAATAGGCGAAAACGTTTTTATATCTTCTTCCAAATCCAAATAG